In Syntrophales bacterium, a single genomic region encodes these proteins:
- a CDS encoding 2,3-bisphosphoglycerate-independent phosphoglycerate mutase, with product MDPELIDRLVVENDTKIVFLIMDGLGGLPREPEGLTELEAARTPHLDGLAAHSVCGLLDPVGFGITPGSGPAHFALFGYDPIKTNVGRGLLSAAGIDFPMSEDDLFARVNFATIDGDGRVSDRRAGRIDTTTNRRICEKLTEEINLGGGIEVFLEPEKEHRALLVLRGKGLSARISDTDPQKTGRKPLTPQPLNPEAKETADLVGNLLEQAGEILADEEQANMILLRGFARYEKIRTLQERFRLKSLAIAEYPMYRGISRLLGMDIHPLTGSLEGQMAALAEQYPRYDFFFIHIKQTDSCGEDGDYDGKTAVIEATDRLLPLILELQPHVLVVTGDHSTPAAMAAHSWHPVPVLVASPLARPDRVTRFGERDCAAGGLSRMPMVHLMGVALAHAGRLTKFGA from the coding sequence ATGGATCCTGAGTTGATAGACCGCCTTGTCGTTGAAAATGACACAAAAATCGTTTTTCTGATCATGGACGGCCTGGGGGGCCTTCCCCGTGAGCCGGAAGGATTGACGGAGCTTGAAGCCGCCCGCACCCCGCATCTGGACGGACTGGCGGCTCATTCCGTCTGCGGGCTTCTCGATCCCGTCGGTTTCGGTATCACACCAGGCAGCGGCCCCGCCCATTTCGCGCTCTTCGGCTATGACCCGATTAAAACGAACGTGGGACGGGGGCTTCTCTCAGCGGCAGGTATCGATTTCCCCATGTCTGAAGATGACCTGTTCGCCCGGGTGAACTTCGCCACCATCGACGGCGACGGCCGCGTGTCGGACCGGCGAGCGGGCCGCATCGACACGACAACAAACCGGCGCATCTGCGAAAAGCTGACGGAGGAAATCAACCTGGGCGGGGGCATTGAAGTGTTTCTGGAACCCGAGAAAGAACATCGCGCTCTCCTGGTGCTGCGCGGCAAGGGCCTTTCCGCAAGAATCAGTGACACTGACCCTCAAAAGACAGGGAGAAAACCACTGACGCCGCAGCCCCTGAATCCGGAGGCGAAAGAAACGGCGGACCTCGTGGGAAACCTCCTGGAGCAGGCCGGGGAGATTCTTGCCGATGAGGAACAGGCGAACATGATTCTCCTGCGAGGATTTGCCCGCTATGAAAAAATCAGGACCCTTCAGGAACGATTCCGCCTGAAGTCCCTGGCGATTGCCGAGTATCCCATGTATCGGGGAATTTCCCGGCTTCTGGGGATGGACATTCACCCCCTCACAGGCTCCCTGGAAGGACAAATGGCGGCTTTGGCCGAACAATACCCCAGGTATGACTTCTTTTTCATTCACATAAAACAGACCGACTCCTGTGGTGAAGACGGTGATTACGACGGGAAGACAGCGGTTATAGAGGCGACGGACCGCCTTCTACCGTTGATCCTGGAGCTGCAACCCCACGTACTCGTGGTGACAGGAGATCACTCCACGCCCGCCGCCATGGCCGCCCACAGCTGGCACCCCGTGCCCGTACTCGTGGCATCGCCCCTGGCACGGCCGGATCGTGTCACCCGCTTCGGCGAACGTGACTGCGCCGCTGGAGGTCTGTCACGAATGCCCATGGTACATCTCATGGGCGTCGCCCTTGCCCACGCGGGCCGCCTGACAAAGTTCGGCGCCTGA
- a CDS encoding AMP-binding protein: MHNATLCTMIDCSSRTFADSLAIVCGDREITYGEFITAVDSVARALKGLGLGKGDSVALMLPNVPEFVISYFAILKIGGVVVTLNTASTSYELNYYLDNSDAKALITSSTSANRFEEIRHERTLCRHLIVTEGDEGDLSLEDIMEQDGPAVDNPELTAEDPAVIVYTAGLTGKALGAVLTHGNLYAQSCLIRNLCQGNEKDRSLALIPLYHTFGATANMLCALNMGATMIMMNQFNLDSIFRAIETGSVTYLSAVPRLFLGMMLHEGADRYNVDSLRLCITGGSAMPVEWIPVFEEKFKVKLMEGYGLTEASPVCSFSLPERKQKPGSIGVAIGGVTAKIFDDDDRELPAGETGELVIRGPNVMKEYYKEPERTAEVLRNGWLHTGDLAWIDEDGDIFLVGRKKRMIITSGFNVYPKEVETILTMHKAIRKCVVVGKEDLMRGEIIKALVVLEKGITADAKEIMRHCRHYLASYKVPREIEFVERIDQEDGAS, encoded by the coding sequence ATGCATAACGCGACACTCTGCACCATGATTGATTGTTCATCACGAACGTTCGCGGACAGCCTGGCAATCGTCTGCGGGGACAGGGAGATAACCTACGGGGAGTTCATAACGGCCGTCGATTCCGTGGCGCGGGCCCTGAAAGGGCTCGGCCTCGGAAAGGGCGATTCTGTCGCTCTCATGCTTCCCAATGTGCCGGAATTCGTTATTTCATACTTTGCCATACTCAAGATCGGCGGCGTCGTCGTCACGCTCAATACGGCCTCGACATCGTACGAACTCAACTATTATCTCGACAACAGCGACGCGAAGGCCCTCATAACTTCCTCCACATCGGCGAATCGCTTTGAAGAGATCCGACACGAAAGGACACTCTGCCGGCACCTAATCGTCACGGAAGGAGACGAGGGAGATCTTTCCCTTGAAGATATCATGGAACAGGACGGTCCTGCCGTGGACAATCCTGAACTGACTGCGGAAGACCCCGCCGTTATCGTCTATACGGCGGGCCTGACGGGCAAGGCTCTGGGAGCGGTGTTGACTCACGGCAATCTTTACGCCCAGTCGTGCCTGATACGGAATCTGTGCCAGGGAAACGAAAAGGACCGAAGCCTGGCGCTGATTCCCCTGTACCATACCTTCGGCGCAACGGCGAACATGCTCTGCGCCCTCAACATGGGCGCCACTATGATTATGATGAACCAGTTCAACCTGGATTCAATTTTCCGGGCTATCGAAACCGGTTCTGTCACGTACCTGTCGGCGGTTCCCCGTCTTTTCCTCGGTATGATGCTTCATGAGGGCGCCGACCGGTACAACGTCGACTCACTCAGGCTGTGCATTACCGGAGGATCTGCCATGCCCGTCGAATGGATTCCCGTCTTCGAAGAAAAATTCAAGGTAAAACTCATGGAGGGGTACGGCCTGACGGAGGCCTCGCCGGTCTGCTCCTTCAGCCTGCCTGAGCGCAAACAGAAACCCGGCTCCATAGGTGTCGCCATCGGCGGAGTGACAGCAAAGATCTTTGACGATGACGATCGTGAATTGCCTGCGGGTGAGACGGGCGAACTGGTCATCAGGGGGCCGAATGTCATGAAGGAATATTACAAGGAACCGGAGCGGACGGCGGAGGTCCTCAGGAACGGATGGCTTCATACGGGCGACTTGGCGTGGATAGACGAGGACGGAGACATTTTCCTCGTGGGACGGAAAAAACGCATGATCATCACCAGTGGTTTCAATGTCTACCCGAAGGAAGTAGAAACGATTCTCACCATGCACAAGGCCATTCGGAAATGCGTGGTAGTAGGTAAGGAGGACCTGATGCGGGGGGAAATAATAAAAGCGCTGGTGGTTCTCGAAAAGGGAATCACTGCGGATGCGAAGGAGATCATGAGGCATTGCCGGCACTATCTTGCATCATACAAGGTGCCCCGGGAAATCGAGTTTGTCGAAAGGATCGATCAGGAAGACGGCGCTTCCTGA
- the folD gene encoding bifunctional methylenetetrahydrofolate dehydrogenase/methenyltetrahydrofolate cyclohydrolase FolD, translated as MAVIIDGKSVAEQVRKEIREKTLRLSAERAIQPGLAVVLLGDDPASGIYVRGKKAACEQAGFLSRELLFPGHMEERELLSVISELNHDDRIHGILVQLPLPKHLDPDRIVESIKPEKDVDGFNPWNVGKLFSGTAYHMSCTPLGIIELLDRYGIAIEGREAVIVGRSAIVGKPLALMLLARHATVTICHTRTRNLADVTRRADILVAAAGQPEIIQGDMVKNGAVVIDVGINRSPDGKLLGDVAFDEVEPLASHITPVPGGVGPMTIAMLMVNTFNAASRS; from the coding sequence ATGGCGGTAATCATTGACGGGAAAAGTGTTGCGGAGCAGGTGAGAAAAGAAATTCGGGAGAAGACGCTTCGCTTGAGTGCGGAGCGGGCCATTCAGCCCGGACTGGCTGTGGTTCTTCTGGGAGACGATCCGGCCTCCGGGATTTATGTGCGGGGTAAGAAGGCGGCCTGCGAGCAGGCGGGTTTTCTGTCCAGGGAACTCTTGTTTCCCGGCCACATGGAAGAACGGGAACTGCTCTCCGTTATCAGTGAATTGAACCATGATGATCGCATCCACGGAATCCTGGTCCAGCTCCCCCTGCCGAAGCACCTCGACCCGGACCGGATCGTCGAATCCATCAAGCCCGAAAAGGATGTTGACGGGTTTAATCCCTGGAACGTGGGCAAACTCTTTTCGGGAACGGCATATCACATGTCCTGTACACCCCTGGGAATTATTGAACTCCTCGATCGCTACGGTATCGCCATCGAGGGACGGGAGGCGGTTATTGTCGGCAGAAGCGCCATCGTTGGCAAGCCCCTGGCACTCATGCTCCTGGCACGGCACGCGACGGTCACAATCTGCCACACGCGGACCCGTAACCTGGCCGACGTGACCCGCCGGGCGGACATCCTTGTGGCGGCAGCGGGACAGCCGGAAATAATCCAGGGTGACATGGTGAAAAATGGCGCCGTTGTCATCGATGTGGGCATCAACCGCTCACCTGACGGGAAACTGCTCGGAGACGTGGCCTTCGACGAAGTAGAGCCGCTGGCTTCGCACATAACCCCCGTGCCGGGTGGTGTCGGTCCCATGACCATAGCGATGCTGATGGTTAACACCTTCAATGCCGCGAGCCGTTCCTGA